CCGGACGAGCCGAGGACGGCCGCGCCGATCGTCACACCACGGCGGCACCAGACCCCGGCGAGGAAGCCGGGCATCGCGCCGTTGTGGCCGATGTCGAGCGCCCGGTCGGACCCGCTGCCCTGCGGTTTCGCCTGCAGCCCGAGCCCCCACCCGGTGTGCCAGTCCACCGGGTCGGTGACGACGACCGGCTCGTACATCTCCTCCAGCGTCGAGCGGGCCAGCACCGCCGGATCGGGCTTCGCCAGGAACAGGGCCCAGCGCGCCATGTCGCCCGCGGTGCTCCAGAGCTGCGCGGCCGCCGCCGCACCACGCAGGTCGAAGTGCGGCTCCGGACGGGCGTGGTCGGAGTACTCGTCGATCAAGTAGCCCTGCGCGAACGGTTCGCGCGGCGCGACCGTGGTGTCGGTCAGCCCCAGTGGGGTGAGCAGCCGGTCGGTCAGCACCTCGTCCCAGCCGGCTCCGGTCTTGGCCGAGATCAGGTGCCCGAGCAGCGCGAACCCGAGGTTCGAGTAGTGCCAGCGGCGGCGCGGGCTCAGCACGGCCTCGGCCTTGGCGACCTCCTCGAGCATCCGGGTGTCGTCCGGGACGTCGAGCGTGTCCCAGATGTTGCCCCACGGCTCGCGCTGGAGGCCGGAGGTGTGGTTGAGGATGCTGCGGATCGTGAGCTGGCCGTGCGCCGGGAGCGCGAGGTGGGCGTCGATCTGGTCGTCGAGGTCGAGCATGCCGGCGTCGCGGAGCTGCAGGACGAGGAGCGCGGTGAACGTCTTGGTGACCGATCCGATCCGGAACTGCGTCTCGGGTCGAACCGCCTCGCCGTCGCCCGCGTCTCCGATGTAGAGACTCCAGTCCGGACGATCGGCCCGAGCCACTACGGCGGCCACGGCCGGCACTCGCTCATCGGCTTGGAGCGTACGTACGATCCGCTCGCAGGCAGCCGTTGCCTGGTCGGTCGGTGTCATCCCGGTTCTCCTCTCACCGCCGCACCCGAGAGGGTAACCATCTGTCCGTACTGTTATGCCGGTTACACCGACAGTGTGACGCTTCCGTGCCAGTTAGGAGGCTGCTCATTACGCAGCGTCCTCATGCGGTTACGCTCAGGTCCAGCGGCCGGTTCGGGCGTTGACGACGGCGAGCGCCGCCACACCCGCGGTCGACGTCCGGAGCACAGTGGGCCCCAGCCGCACCGGTACCGCACCTGCCGCGACGAACGCCTCCAGCTCGTCCGGCGCGATACCGCCCTCCGGGCCCACCACCAGCGCCACCGACCCGAGTTCGGACGGCAGCGCGATGATCGCCAGCGGCTCGACCGCCTCCTCGTGCAGCACGAACGCCGCATCGACCGAGGCCAGCAGCTTCCTGACGTCCGCAGTGGAGGCCGGATCCGCGACCTCCGGCAGCCAGAGCCGCCGGGCCTGCTTCGCGGCCTCGCGCGCCGTGCTCCGCCACCGGGCGAGCGCCTTGTCGCCGCGCGCTTCCTTCCACCGGGTCACCGACCGCGACGCCTGCCACGGCACGACCGCGTCGACACCGGCCTCGGTCATCATCTCGACCGCGGCTTCGCCGCGATCACCCTTCGGCAGCGCCTGGACGACGGTGACGGTCGGCGTCGAGCGCGGCACCCGTTCGATGCTGCGGACGTCGAGCCGCAGCGAATCACGCTCGGCCGCCACGACGACGCAGAACGCCCGGCCACCGACACCGTCGGCGAGCAGCAACGTCTCCCCCGGCCCGAGGCGGCGCACCAGCGCGGCGTGCCTGCCCTCGGGCCCGTCGAGCACGGTCGGGCCGACCGCGGGCAACTCGGCGACGAGGAAGACGGGGTCAGTCAAGCGTGCCCGTTGAACGCGTCGCGGACCTTGGAGAAGAACCCGCCCTGCTGCCGCATCGGCTCCGGACGCTCTTCACCGCGGAGCTTGGCCAGCTCACGCATCAGGCGCTCCTGCTCGGCGTCGAGCCGGGTGGGCGTCCGGACCTCGAGGTGGACGTGCAGGTCGCCCCGGCCGTTGCCGCGCAGGTGCGGGACGCCGCGCCCCCGGACCCGCACCACCGTGCCGGGCTGGGTGCCCGCCTTGACCTCGATCTGCTCCTCACCGTCGAGCGTCTTGAGATTCAAGTTGGTGCCGAGCGACGCCGCGGTCATCGGGAGCGAGACGCGGCAGTGCAGGTCGTCGCCCTGCCGGGTGAAGACGTCGTGCGGACGCTCGTGCACCTCGACGTACAGGTCTCCGGGCGGACCACCGCCGGGGCCGACCTCACCCTCGCCGGCCAGCCGGATCCGCATGCCGTCCTCGACACCGGCCGGGACCTTCACGGTCAGCGTCCGGCGGCTGCGCACCCGGCCGTCGCCGGCGCACCCCGGGCAGGGGTGCGGGATGACCGTGCCGAAGCCCTGGCAGGCCGCGCAGGGGCGGGACGTCATGACCTGGCCGAGGAACGAACGCTGGACGGTCTGCACCTCGCCGCGCCCACCGCAGACCTCACAGGTGGCCGGGTGGGTGCCGGGCGCGGTGCCCGCGCCGGAACACGTGGTGCAGCGCACCGCGGTGTCGACCGTGAGTTCCTGGTTGACGCCGAACGCCATGTCGACCAGGTCGAGGTCGAGCCGGATCAGCGCGTCCGAGCCGGGGCGGGTGCGCGGACGCGGGCCGCGCGTGGTGGCGCCGCCGAAGAACGCGTCCATGATGTCCTGGAAGCCCATCGTGAACGGGCCACCGGGACCACCGCCGGGTCCGCTGCCGCCACCGGGCGCCAACGGGTCACCGCCGAGATCGACGAGCTCACGCTTGGCCGGGTCGGACAACACCTCGTAGGCGGCCGAGACCTCTTTGAAGCGCTCCTGCGCCGCAGCGTCGGGGTTCACGTCCGGATGCAACTCGCGCGCGAGCCGGCGGTAGGCCCGTTTGATCTCCTCGGGCGTCGCGTCGCGCGCCACTCCGAGGATGCCGTAGTAGTCCTTCGCCACGTGTGTGTCCCCAACTCCGGAAGGCATATCCCTGCCAGCCCCGCTCAGTTCCCTGCGAGAATCTCACCGACGTACCGCGCTACGGCGCGGACCGCACTGATCGTGCCGGGATAGTCCATCCGGGTCGGACCGACCACCCCGAGACCAGCCAGCGCGGTGTCACCAGCACCGTAGGCCGTCGTCACCACCGAAATGCCCCGCAACTCCTCAACCTGGTTCTCGTCGCCGATCCGGACCCGCAACATGCTCGGCGATTCGACCTCGCCGACGAGCTTGAGGAGCACCACCTGCTCCTCCAACGCTTCCAGGATCGGGAAGACCGACCCCCGGAAGTCCACCGTACTGCGCGTGAGGTTGGCGGCGCCCGCCAGGACGACGCGTTCCTCGCGTCGTTCGACGAGCGTCTCGAGCAGGACGCTGGCGACGGTGGTGAGCGCCGGACGCAGTGCGGGCGCGATCGTGTCGAGCAGCTCCTCCACCCGCGTCGGCGCGTCGGAGAGACGCTGTCCTCCCAACGCGCTGTTCACGGTGGCCCGGAGCACGTTGACGTCGTCGTCGCCGATACCCGCCGGGAACTCGACCGTCCGCTGGTCGACCCGGCCGGTGTCGGTGATCAGGACCAGCAGCAGCCGGTTCGCGGAGAGCTGGACCAGCTCGATGTGCCGGACCGAGCTCCGGGTCAGGCTGGGGTACTGCACGACCGCGACCTGACGGGTCAGCTGCGCGAGCAACCGCACGGTGCGCGCAACGACGTCGTCCAGGTCGATCGCGCCGTTGAGCAACGTGTGGATCGCGCGCCGCTCGGCCACCGACAGCGGCTTCACGCCGGCCAGCCGGTCGACGAACAGCCGGTACCCCTTGTCGGTCGGAATCCGGCCGGCGCTGGTGTGCGGCTGGGCGATGTAGCCCTCTTCCTCCAGCACCGCCATATCGTTGCGGATCGTCGCCGGGGACACACCCAGCTGGTGGCGCTCGGCCAGTGCCTTGCTGCCGACCGGCTCCTCGGTGTTGACGTAGTCCTGGACGATCGCCCGGAGGACGGCCAGCTTTCGCTCGTCAAGCGTCACGCTGTCACCTCCCGACCCATCCCGCTCCGCGGAGCGGACCTCCCGATCTTGGCACTCCGCTGATGAGAGTGCCAAGCATACGGGGCAGATACGGTGGTCCGCTTCCTTCGTGCGCGGAGAATCACGCGCCGAACGGCGAAATCACCCGCCGTACCGACGTCGTTACGGCGTCACACCCGGGCGGCTGCCGTGTCGGTGAGGCCCTCGCAGATCGTCCTCGCGATCTCGCCGAGCTGGGCCACCTGCTCCGGGGTGAGCCGGTCGATCAGGCGCTTCCGCACCTCCTCGACGTGGGCCGGGGCAGCGGCCTTGAGCACCGCGAACCCCTCGTCGGTGAGGACGGCCAGCGCGCCGCGGCCGTCGGTCG
This Cryptosporangium aurantiacum DNA region includes the following protein-coding sequences:
- the hrcA gene encoding heat-inducible transcriptional repressor HrcA, whose translation is MTLDERKLAVLRAIVQDYVNTEEPVGSKALAERHQLGVSPATIRNDMAVLEEEGYIAQPHTSAGRIPTDKGYRLFVDRLAGVKPLSVAERRAIHTLLNGAIDLDDVVARTVRLLAQLTRQVAVVQYPSLTRSSVRHIELVQLSANRLLLVLITDTGRVDQRTVEFPAGIGDDDVNVLRATVNSALGGQRLSDAPTRVEELLDTIAPALRPALTTVASVLLETLVERREERVVLAGAANLTRSTVDFRGSVFPILEALEEQVVLLKLVGEVESPSMLRVRIGDENQVEELRGISVVTTAYGAGDTALAGLGVVGPTRMDYPGTISAVRAVARYVGEILAGN
- a CDS encoding serine hydrolase domain-containing protein encodes the protein MTPTDQATAACERIVRTLQADERVPAVAAVVARADRPDWSLYIGDAGDGEAVRPETQFRIGSVTKTFTALLVLQLRDAGMLDLDDQIDAHLALPAHGQLTIRSILNHTSGLQREPWGNIWDTLDVPDDTRMLEEVAKAEAVLSPRRRWHYSNLGFALLGHLISAKTGAGWDEVLTDRLLTPLGLTDTTVAPREPFAQGYLIDEYSDHARPEPHFDLRGAAAAAQLWSTAGDMARWALFLAKPDPAVLARSTLEEMYEPVVVTDPVDWHTGWGLGLQAKPQGSGSDRALDIGHNGAMPGFLAGVWCRRGVTIGAAVLGSSGTAGGITAAPHRLIAASLEHDPVDIAPWTIGDPVPKEYVGILGRWWSEGSEFVFRWHRGHLEARSVSAVAAAPPAIFAFEAPDLLRTVSGREAGERLELFRAPDGEIELMRWATYRFTRDQQTYDEWAAH
- a CDS encoding 16S rRNA (uracil(1498)-N(3))-methyltransferase, with the translated sequence MTDPVFLVAELPAVGPTVLDGPEGRHAALVRRLGPGETLLLADGVGGRAFCVVVAAERDSLRLDVRSIERVPRSTPTVTVVQALPKGDRGEAAVEMMTEAGVDAVVPWQASRSVTRWKEARGDKALARWRSTAREAAKQARRLWLPEVADPASTADVRKLLASVDAAFVLHEEAVEPLAIIALPSELGSVALVVGPEGGIAPDELEAFVAAGAVPVRLGPTVLRTSTAGVAALAVVNARTGRWT
- the dnaJ gene encoding molecular chaperone DnaJ → MAKDYYGILGVARDATPEEIKRAYRRLARELHPDVNPDAAAQERFKEVSAAYEVLSDPAKRELVDLGGDPLAPGGGSGPGGGPGGPFTMGFQDIMDAFFGGATTRGPRPRTRPGSDALIRLDLDLVDMAFGVNQELTVDTAVRCTTCSGAGTAPGTHPATCEVCGGRGEVQTVQRSFLGQVMTSRPCAACQGFGTVIPHPCPGCAGDGRVRSRRTLTVKVPAGVEDGMRIRLAGEGEVGPGGGPPGDLYVEVHERPHDVFTRQGDDLHCRVSLPMTAASLGTNLNLKTLDGEEQIEVKAGTQPGTVVRVRGRGVPHLRGNGRGDLHVHLEVRTPTRLDAEQERLMRELAKLRGEERPEPMRQQGGFFSKVRDAFNGHA